A genomic window from Synechococcus sp. WH 8016 includes:
- a CDS encoding S1 RNA-binding domain-containing protein, producing MAGSESQQSMDSKGQSPAAQPPRKPLQVMHISRKDEQDRLRREAEEARTAADAAMARAVELEKAAQIAQNTTARPPMAPTSSSTAAAKPSVVDDDDLRFGTDELSGMSMADLLGPSDSNSKSSKSSPRPAKASNRSVDDFDFDEGAFLAALDANEPVGTTGEVVTGTVIGMESDGVYVDIGGKAPGFMPKNECGLGVITNLKERFPKGLEIEVLVTREQNADGMVTISCRALALRQSWDKVKQLEKEGRVSQVKVTGFNRGGVTCDLEGLRGFIPRSQLQDGENHEALVGKTLGVAFLEVNSETRKLVLSEKRAATAARFSELEVGQLVEGHVAAIKPYGLFVDLGGISGLLHQSAITGGSMRSMREIFDQGDAVKALITELDPGRGRIALNTAMLEGQPGELLVDKDKVMAEATDRANRARNVLKQQEQSAG from the coding sequence ATGGCGGGATCAGAAAGCCAACAATCCATGGACAGCAAAGGGCAAAGCCCGGCAGCTCAGCCTCCGCGCAAGCCCCTGCAGGTGATGCATATAAGTCGCAAAGACGAACAGGATCGCCTTCGGCGTGAGGCAGAAGAAGCGAGGACGGCCGCCGATGCCGCGATGGCACGGGCTGTTGAATTAGAGAAAGCGGCGCAAATCGCTCAAAACACCACGGCTAGGCCCCCCATGGCCCCAACGTCGTCGTCAACGGCGGCGGCAAAGCCATCAGTCGTTGACGACGACGATTTGCGCTTTGGGACGGATGAGCTCAGTGGCATGAGCATGGCTGATCTTCTTGGCCCATCCGACTCCAATTCAAAATCCTCGAAATCCAGCCCACGGCCTGCCAAAGCCTCCAATCGAAGTGTCGACGACTTTGACTTTGACGAGGGTGCTTTCTTGGCAGCCCTCGATGCCAACGAGCCGGTGGGCACCACAGGAGAAGTGGTCACAGGAACCGTCATCGGGATGGAAAGCGATGGTGTCTATGTCGACATCGGGGGCAAAGCCCCGGGCTTCATGCCCAAGAACGAATGTGGTCTGGGAGTGATCACCAACCTCAAGGAAAGATTCCCCAAGGGCCTTGAGATTGAAGTATTGGTCACGCGGGAACAAAATGCTGATGGGATGGTCACCATCAGCTGCCGCGCGCTCGCCCTGCGTCAAAGCTGGGACAAGGTGAAGCAGCTTGAGAAAGAGGGCAGGGTTTCTCAAGTGAAAGTCACCGGTTTCAACCGTGGTGGTGTGACTTGCGATTTGGAGGGACTACGAGGCTTCATCCCCCGTTCCCAACTGCAGGATGGTGAAAACCACGAAGCATTGGTGGGCAAAACCTTGGGTGTGGCCTTCCTCGAGGTCAATTCTGAAACGCGGAAATTGGTCCTTTCCGAGAAGAGAGCTGCCACTGCCGCCCGTTTCTCAGAACTAGAGGTCGGACAACTGGTGGAGGGTCATGTGGCGGCGATCAAGCCCTATGGACTGTTCGTGGATCTCGGAGGGATCAGCGGACTTCTGCATCAATCAGCCATTACCGGAGGCAGCATGCGCTCGATGCGCGAAATCTTCGATCAAGGCGACGCTGTCAAAGCCTTAATCACGGAATTGGATCCTGGTCGCGGCCGAATCGCCCTGAACACAGCCATGTTGGAGGGACAACCTGGTGAATTACTTGTCGATAAAGACAAAGTGATGGCAGAAGCAACCGATCGAGCCAACAGGGCTCGTAACGTCCTGAAGCAACAGGAACAATCAGCTGGATGA
- a CDS encoding Tab2 family RNA-binding protein: MSAEQIQNDGSERSSGILSGDWELDFYSRPILEPDGKKRWELLIVSSPCEGTTSSFRFEKRCPASSVNSTWLTSALTEAMAAAQQQGWAVPRKLRSWRSSMRTMVQRAASELGLEMVPSRRTYALFDWIAEREQDLYPKEEGYMAGPLAPPPVPVSTPPRPLPESVRGDAWNWAELPAASLREATGWPIGFRGLLPVPNTINDDQIIPGLRLFSQTRGLALAGLLGGIEPVRLRVSGTQLLLEAGQDDCWLVSDLSSEEAVHVSALMTQAAEHADGLQFIAVQTSPDAERFEGFWMLRDQAEP, from the coding sequence ATGTCCGCCGAACAGATCCAGAACGATGGGAGTGAACGTTCAAGCGGAATCCTTTCAGGCGACTGGGAACTCGATTTCTATTCCAGACCGATCCTCGAGCCTGATGGGAAAAAACGTTGGGAGCTGCTGATCGTCAGCTCCCCCTGCGAAGGGACAACATCCAGTTTTCGCTTCGAAAAACGCTGTCCTGCGAGCAGTGTTAATTCCACCTGGTTAACTAGCGCTCTCACAGAAGCCATGGCGGCAGCTCAACAGCAAGGCTGGGCCGTTCCTCGAAAGCTGCGTTCTTGGAGAAGCTCCATGCGCACCATGGTTCAGAGAGCTGCCTCTGAACTGGGCCTCGAGATGGTTCCAAGCCGTCGCACCTATGCCCTATTCGATTGGATCGCTGAGCGCGAACAGGATCTCTACCCCAAGGAAGAGGGGTACATGGCAGGTCCTCTTGCGCCCCCTCCTGTCCCGGTCAGCACGCCTCCTCGTCCGCTACCTGAGTCCGTGCGGGGTGATGCCTGGAATTGGGCCGAACTTCCCGCCGCATCCCTGCGCGAAGCCACCGGATGGCCCATCGGATTCCGAGGCCTGCTCCCCGTTCCCAACACCATTAACGATGACCAAATCATCCCCGGCTTGCGCCTGTTCAGCCAAACCAGGGGATTAGCCCTCGCTGGACTGCTCGGTGGAATTGAACCGGTTCGTCTCAGAGTGAGCGGCACCCAACTCCTCCTGGAGGCCGGTCAGGATGACTGTTGGCTTGTGAGCGATCTCAGCTCAGAGGAAGCCGTCCACGTCTCAGCACTGATGACACAGGCAGCAGAGCATGCTGACGGTTTGCAGTTCATCGCTGTTCAAACCTCCCCAGACGCCGAGCGTTTTGAAGGGTTTTGGATGCTGCGGGATCAAGCAGAACCATGA
- the pgeF gene encoding peptidoglycan editing factor PgeF: MTTAAEPFRQPDNLFNTLEHWTWVGCYGGYYLTSDAMQAAGFEHGFFTRLWQNRGPDALAAYLSAGVSVHRPQQVHGNRVLNADEASASPWPEADGLVSNRGGQSLWVCGADCTPVLLADPTIGHVAACHAGWRGVASGILPAAIRRLTTRGAKPEQLIVALGPAVSGALYQVETTVAEQVGQALDSDRSLKLSDMEALGILLPDPEPNRCRLDIRLAAREQLQRCGIPDQQISLCPLCTVSEPSLFHSWRRDQVKAVQWSGIVGQAADSSE, encoded by the coding sequence ATGACCACTGCTGCCGAACCATTCCGTCAGCCCGACAACCTGTTCAACACCCTGGAGCATTGGACATGGGTGGGCTGCTACGGCGGCTACTACCTCACCTCGGATGCGATGCAGGCCGCAGGGTTCGAACATGGATTTTTCACCCGTCTTTGGCAAAACCGAGGGCCTGATGCCTTAGCGGCCTATCTATCGGCTGGAGTGAGTGTCCATCGCCCCCAACAGGTTCACGGCAACCGAGTTCTGAATGCTGACGAAGCCAGCGCGTCTCCCTGGCCTGAGGCTGATGGTCTGGTGAGCAACCGTGGTGGCCAAAGTCTCTGGGTTTGCGGTGCCGATTGCACCCCCGTACTGCTTGCAGACCCCACGATTGGTCACGTCGCCGCTTGTCATGCAGGCTGGCGAGGGGTCGCCAGTGGCATTCTTCCTGCGGCCATTCGGCGTTTAACAACGCGAGGAGCGAAGCCGGAACAGCTGATTGTGGCCCTTGGTCCAGCCGTCAGTGGGGCTCTCTATCAGGTTGAGACAACCGTGGCGGAGCAGGTGGGACAAGCCCTCGATTCCGATCGTTCTCTCAAGCTCAGCGACATGGAAGCTCTGGGGATCCTTCTGCCCGATCCAGAGCCAAACAGGTGTCGCCTCGATATTCGTCTTGCCGCCCGTGAGCAACTGCAACGCTGCGGTATTCCAGATCAACAGATCAGTCTCTGCCCTCTCTGCACCGTTTCAGAGCCAAGCCTCTTCCACTCCTGGCGTCGCGATCAAGTGAAAGCGGTGCAGTGGAGCGGAATTGTTGGTCAAGCTGCGGACTCCTCAGAGTGA
- a CDS encoding NAD(P)/FAD-dependent oxidoreductase codes for MLRLSELRLPLDHGPDDLEQAVLRYLKIPRARLLDCQLVKRSVDARRRDRIQLIYSVDVALDGEAALMRRRHGDRRLRPTPDTHYRYVARAPEGIGGHSEQRPVVVGAGPCGYFAALLLAQMGFRPLLLERGQPVKQRTADTFGFWRRTAGFNPESNAQFGEGGAGTFSDGKLYSQVSDPDHYGCKVLEELVACGANREILTKHRPHIGTFKLATVVRGLRAKIEALGGEVRFGSRVDQLLLEPCAGPPGSDHASGKSQRVVGLSLADGTSLPCRQVVLAPGHSARDSFQMLQQAGVALEAKPFAVGFRIEHPQALVDEARWGLNAGHPLLGAAEYKLVHHAANGRCVYSFCMCPGGLVVGATSETGRVVTNGMSQHSRNERNANAALVVPVEQEDLAAYAAWPGDPLAGLAFQRALEQQAFVLGGADYSAPVQRLQDFLAGRPTTELGAIGASYQPGVSPSDLRSLLPMPMVTALQEALPLFARRIKGYDHPDALLTAVETRTSSPLRIPRDDHFESINTLGLTPAGEGAGYAGGILSAAIDGIRVAEAVGLRLGSSL; via the coding sequence GTGTTGCGTCTTAGTGAGCTCCGTCTTCCGCTGGATCACGGCCCCGATGATCTGGAGCAAGCGGTGCTGCGATACCTCAAGATCCCACGGGCGCGCCTTCTCGATTGTCAGTTGGTGAAGCGGAGTGTTGATGCCCGTCGTCGCGATCGCATTCAGCTGATTTATTCCGTGGATGTTGCCTTAGATGGTGAGGCGGCGCTGATGCGCCGAAGGCACGGCGATCGAAGACTTCGTCCAACCCCAGACACTCATTACCGCTATGTCGCCCGTGCCCCGGAAGGGATTGGCGGGCACTCCGAGCAGCGGCCTGTGGTGGTCGGCGCTGGCCCCTGTGGTTACTTTGCGGCTCTTCTTCTGGCTCAGATGGGGTTTCGCCCCTTGTTGCTCGAACGGGGACAGCCCGTGAAACAACGAACGGCGGATACGTTTGGATTTTGGCGCCGAACCGCTGGGTTCAATCCGGAATCCAATGCCCAGTTTGGCGAGGGCGGTGCCGGAACCTTTTCGGACGGGAAGCTTTATAGCCAGGTCAGTGATCCTGATCATTACGGCTGCAAAGTTCTGGAAGAACTGGTGGCCTGTGGTGCCAATCGTGAGATTCTCACGAAGCACCGACCCCATATCGGCACCTTCAAATTGGCCACGGTGGTGCGGGGCTTGCGGGCCAAAATCGAGGCGCTCGGTGGGGAGGTTCGTTTCGGCAGTCGGGTGGATCAGCTCTTGCTGGAACCCTGCGCGGGACCTCCTGGTTCAGATCATGCTTCAGGGAAGTCCCAGCGAGTGGTTGGCTTGTCCTTGGCGGATGGGACGTCCTTGCCCTGTCGTCAGGTGGTGTTGGCTCCAGGGCATTCAGCCCGAGACAGCTTCCAGATGCTTCAGCAGGCTGGCGTCGCGCTTGAAGCCAAGCCCTTTGCGGTCGGCTTTCGCATTGAGCATCCCCAAGCGTTGGTCGACGAAGCTCGCTGGGGGCTGAATGCAGGCCATCCCCTCCTCGGCGCCGCGGAATACAAGCTCGTTCACCATGCGGCTAATGGTCGCTGTGTTTACAGCTTTTGCATGTGCCCTGGCGGATTAGTGGTTGGAGCCACGTCCGAGACGGGCCGGGTGGTGACCAATGGCATGAGCCAGCATTCACGCAACGAGCGCAATGCCAACGCAGCCTTGGTTGTTCCTGTGGAGCAGGAGGACTTGGCGGCCTACGCCGCCTGGCCGGGGGATCCCTTGGCCGGTCTTGCTTTCCAGCGGGCGCTGGAACAACAAGCGTTTGTTTTAGGGGGGGCTGATTACAGCGCCCCGGTGCAGCGGCTCCAGGATTTCTTGGCCGGACGGCCCACAACGGAACTCGGTGCCATCGGCGCTTCTTATCAACCTGGCGTGTCACCAAGTGATTTACGCAGCCTTTTGCCGATGCCGATGGTGACGGCATTGCAGGAAGCTTTGCCTCTCTTTGCTCGTCGCATTAAAGGGTATGACCATCCCGATGCGTTGTTAACAGCAGTGGAAACCCGCACATCGTCTCCCCTGCGAATTCCTCGCGACGACCATTTCGAGTCGATTAATACGCTGGGTCTCACGCCTGCTGGCGAAGGGGCTGGCTACGCGGGGGGGATTCTTTCAGCAGCGATTGATGGCATTCGTGTCGCAGAGGCTGTGGGCTTGCGGCTGGGTTCTTCACTCTGA
- a CDS encoding ABC transporter substrate-binding protein, whose product MSDRVSDSGWGKLFRGLPIGHGLIVAASLLGCQALAASTQERAPVLALMSDGYQPAHAVFRQGFALGEEQVRACGSSPSLVEWRTVGLDDDPAPLLGSSRSLVIAPFATELPRFSRLAQDHQINVILPYQRGASLNQLVPLDPQGLLHPLSPSQQSEIDQLAADTLAQGWRRIMVVADPADRAAEMVDAYTEAFKQLGGKVETYEKALVQQVNADDASAVNQLIQDLAWKRPAAIALAADPSSRLAMLLDQAQTDGRLRGASPATPGRIWLMPVIRLDAVPPKPWAQLIPDQPAHGPGWSSFAASYQQRWGQAPDLLAASGFDAARLVALSMLAPAPVSEEGLRDPIGWLDPDAEVQPLCEAIALRQQGQPVRLAGAASDLALRPGQIPSGTATTRLIAPQSGADRDGSL is encoded by the coding sequence ATGAGTGACCGTGTTTCTGATTCGGGATGGGGGAAGCTCTTCAGAGGTCTCCCCATCGGTCATGGTTTGATCGTGGCGGCAAGCCTGCTGGGATGCCAAGCTCTCGCGGCTAGCACGCAGGAAAGAGCCCCCGTGCTTGCGCTCATGTCAGATGGGTATCAGCCTGCTCATGCGGTTTTTCGTCAAGGTTTTGCTCTCGGGGAAGAGCAGGTTCGAGCCTGTGGATCTTCTCCCTCGCTTGTGGAGTGGCGCACGGTCGGTCTCGATGACGATCCGGCTCCCCTTCTAGGGTCCAGCCGTTCTTTAGTGATTGCGCCGTTTGCGACGGAACTGCCTCGTTTTTCTCGACTCGCCCAGGATCACCAGATCAATGTGATTCTTCCCTATCAGCGCGGTGCGTCTTTAAATCAATTGGTGCCGCTTGATCCCCAGGGATTGCTGCATCCTTTAAGCCCTTCCCAGCAGTCGGAAATCGACCAACTGGCTGCCGACACCCTGGCGCAGGGATGGCGAAGAATCATGGTGGTTGCCGATCCTGCTGATCGCGCTGCAGAGATGGTGGATGCCTATACGGAGGCTTTCAAGCAACTGGGAGGCAAGGTGGAAACCTATGAGAAGGCCCTCGTTCAGCAGGTCAACGCTGATGATGCCTCCGCGGTGAACCAATTGATCCAAGATCTGGCTTGGAAACGTCCTGCTGCCATTGCTCTGGCCGCTGATCCCTCTAGTCGGTTGGCGATGCTCTTGGATCAAGCCCAGACCGATGGTCGGCTGAGGGGAGCTTCGCCTGCCACACCGGGGAGGATTTGGCTGATGCCCGTGATCCGTCTTGATGCCGTGCCTCCAAAACCTTGGGCACAATTGATCCCTGACCAACCGGCGCATGGTCCCGGTTGGTCTTCCTTCGCAGCCTCTTATCAGCAGCGTTGGGGGCAGGCTCCTGACCTCTTAGCGGCCTCTGGTTTTGATGCGGCCCGTCTTGTGGCTCTGTCCATGCTTGCGCCCGCGCCCGTATCAGAGGAAGGTCTCCGTGACCCCATCGGTTGGCTTGATCCGGATGCTGAGGTTCAGCCCTTGTGTGAGGCGATCGCTCTGCGCCAGCAAGGTCAGCCCGTTCGTCTAGCAGGGGCTGCCAGTGATCTGGCCTTGAGACCCGGACAGATCCCATCGGGAACGGCAACCACGCGATTGATCGCTCCGCAGTCGGGCGCTGATCGTGATGGGAGCCTTTAA
- a CDS encoding GIVxVP protein, translated as MGKNRFAAGIVMVPCLLLSAAFFSTAVWGDVPGENQSLALGLGGLLLAAGLLALLIPATNPETKEDETDPSP; from the coding sequence ATGGGAAAAAATCGCTTCGCGGCCGGCATCGTGATGGTGCCCTGCTTGCTTCTATCAGCCGCTTTTTTTAGTACGGCGGTCTGGGGTGATGTGCCTGGAGAAAATCAATCCCTTGCTCTCGGACTGGGAGGGCTGCTGTTGGCAGCAGGTTTGCTCGCCCTGTTGATCCCAGCGACAAATCCTGAGACAAAAGAGGACGAAACGGATCCATCTCCCTAA
- the ilvB gene encoding biosynthetic-type acetolactate synthase large subunit codes for MTLTSVPTAADALDWNGQRRITGAHALMNALRLHGVDTIFGYPGGAILPIYDALHIAESEGWLKHILVRHEQGGTHAADAYARATGRVGVCFGTSGPGATNLVTGIATAQMDSVPMVVITGQVPRPAIGTDAFQETDIFGITLPIVKHSWVVRDPADLASVVAQAFLIASSGRPGPVLIDIPKDVGQEEFDYVPVPPGSIHPPGFRQPAQPSVQAVNEALALIRASSRPLFYVGGGAVSAGAHDSLQVLAERFQIPVTTTLMGKGAFDENHPLALGMLGMHGTAYANFAVTDCDLLIAVGARFDDRVTGKLDTFAPKAKVIHFEIDPAEVGKNRRPDVVVLGDVGLGLAKLVDQSLQHSAEQRTASWLEQINTWKELYPLTIPAKEGAIFPQEVLLAVRDLASDAIITTDVGQHQMWAAQYLRNGPRCWISSAGLGTMGFGMPAALGAQVAFPDQKVVCIAGDASILMNIQELGTLAQYSLPVKVVIVNNHWQGMVRQWQESFYNERYSASDMLNGMPDFSALARAFGVDGVKITERDDLHSKLSEAFATPRPTLIDVHVRRGENCYPMVPPGASNAQMVGLPSHPELAQDSR; via the coding sequence GTGACCCTGACATCCGTTCCCACGGCCGCGGATGCGTTGGATTGGAACGGTCAACGCCGTATCACCGGCGCCCACGCCTTGATGAATGCCCTCAGGCTTCATGGCGTCGACACCATTTTTGGCTACCCGGGCGGTGCGATCCTGCCGATCTATGACGCTCTGCATATCGCCGAAAGCGAAGGCTGGCTGAAGCACATTTTGGTGCGTCATGAGCAGGGTGGTACCCATGCGGCCGATGCCTATGCCCGTGCTACGGGTCGCGTTGGCGTTTGTTTTGGAACGTCTGGCCCTGGAGCCACCAATCTGGTGACGGGCATTGCCACGGCCCAAATGGACTCTGTTCCCATGGTGGTGATTACAGGGCAAGTGCCTCGGCCAGCGATCGGCACGGATGCTTTTCAGGAAACAGATATCTTCGGCATCACCTTGCCAATCGTGAAGCACTCCTGGGTGGTTCGTGACCCAGCTGATCTTGCTTCCGTGGTTGCACAGGCTTTCCTGATCGCCTCGTCAGGACGCCCTGGCCCCGTGCTGATTGATATCCCAAAAGATGTCGGTCAAGAAGAATTCGATTACGTCCCAGTCCCACCCGGATCGATCCATCCGCCTGGGTTCAGGCAGCCAGCCCAGCCTTCGGTTCAGGCGGTGAACGAGGCGCTTGCGTTGATTCGTGCATCGAGTCGTCCCCTCTTTTACGTCGGGGGTGGTGCGGTGAGCGCAGGGGCCCATGACAGCCTCCAAGTCTTGGCGGAGCGCTTCCAGATCCCGGTGACCACCACGTTGATGGGGAAGGGCGCTTTTGACGAGAATCATCCTCTCGCCTTAGGCATGCTGGGGATGCATGGGACGGCATACGCCAATTTCGCAGTCACAGACTGCGATCTATTGATCGCCGTTGGGGCTCGTTTTGATGACCGGGTGACAGGCAAGCTCGACACATTTGCTCCCAAGGCCAAGGTCATTCATTTTGAGATTGATCCTGCTGAGGTGGGGAAAAACAGGCGCCCCGATGTGGTCGTTCTCGGTGATGTGGGTTTAGGTCTGGCGAAGCTTGTCGATCAGAGTCTCCAGCATTCCGCCGAGCAGAGGACCGCGTCTTGGTTGGAACAGATCAACACCTGGAAGGAGCTTTACCCGCTCACCATCCCGGCCAAGGAGGGAGCGATCTTTCCGCAAGAAGTGTTGTTGGCTGTCCGGGATCTGGCCAGTGACGCCATCATCACGACCGATGTAGGCCAACATCAGATGTGGGCTGCGCAGTACCTGCGCAATGGGCCGCGTTGTTGGATCAGCAGTGCTGGGCTGGGAACGATGGGATTTGGAATGCCAGCGGCTCTCGGGGCGCAGGTGGCGTTCCCGGATCAGAAAGTGGTTTGCATTGCTGGTGATGCAAGCATCCTGATGAACATTCAGGAACTTGGAACCCTGGCGCAGTATTCACTCCCTGTGAAAGTTGTGATTGTGAATAACCACTGGCAGGGAATGGTTCGGCAGTGGCAGGAAAGCTTCTACAACGAGCGATATTCAGCATCCGACATGCTCAATGGCATGCCTGACTTCAGTGCTTTAGCGAGGGCTTTTGGGGTTGATGGCGTCAAGATCACCGAACGAGATGATCTGCACAGCAAGCTGAGTGAAGCGTTTGCGACCCCTCGTCCAACCTTGATTGATGTCCATGTCAGGCGCGGAGAAAATTGCTATCCGATGGTTCCACCAGGTGCCAGCAATGCGCAGATGGTGGGTCTTCCCTCCCATCCTGAGTTGGCCCAGGACTCCAGATGA
- the hemH gene encoding ferrochelatase, whose product MARVGILLLNLGGPERIQDVGPFLYNLFADPEIIRLPNPILQKPLAWLISTLRSSKSQEAYRSIGGGSPLRRITEQQARELQSLLRQRGVDATSYVAMRYWHPFTESAVADIKADGIDEVVVLPLYPHFSISTSGSSFRELQRLRQMDERFEALPLRCIRSWYDHPGYVRSMAELIAEQVRASDDVEHAHIFFSAHGVPKSYVEEAGDPYQQEIEACTALIMAELEAIVGHSNPHTLAYQSRVGPVEWLKPYTEEALEDLGRAKTQDLVVVPISFVSEHIETLEEIDIEYRELATESGVVNFRRVRALDTYPPFIAGLADLVVASLEGPEVNLDQAAELPTTVKLYPQEKWEWGWNNSSEVWNGRLAMVGFSAFLLELISGHGPLHAVGLL is encoded by the coding sequence ATGGCTCGGGTTGGCATTCTTCTGCTCAATCTGGGTGGTCCAGAACGGATTCAGGATGTTGGCCCCTTTCTGTACAACCTGTTTGCAGATCCAGAGATAATTCGACTGCCCAATCCGATTCTGCAAAAACCGCTGGCTTGGTTGATCAGCACGTTGCGCAGCAGTAAATCGCAGGAGGCCTATCGCTCCATTGGTGGAGGCTCTCCTCTTCGCCGAATCACGGAGCAGCAAGCGCGAGAACTTCAGAGCCTGTTACGCCAGCGTGGAGTGGACGCGACCAGCTATGTGGCCATGCGCTACTGGCACCCGTTTACCGAGTCGGCCGTTGCTGATATCAAGGCTGATGGCATTGATGAGGTGGTTGTTCTTCCCCTCTATCCCCATTTTTCAATTAGTACCAGCGGCTCGAGCTTCCGGGAGCTGCAACGCCTGCGCCAAATGGATGAACGCTTTGAGGCGTTGCCTTTGCGTTGTATTCGTAGTTGGTACGACCATCCGGGCTATGTGCGCTCGATGGCTGAGCTCATCGCCGAGCAGGTCCGCGCCAGCGACGACGTCGAACACGCGCACATCTTTTTTAGTGCCCATGGCGTTCCGAAGAGCTACGTGGAAGAAGCCGGCGATCCCTATCAGCAGGAAATTGAAGCCTGCACCGCTTTGATCATGGCTGAATTGGAGGCCATTGTTGGTCACTCCAATCCCCACACCCTGGCCTATCAAAGCCGTGTTGGGCCGGTGGAATGGCTGAAGCCTTACACCGAGGAAGCCCTTGAAGATCTCGGCCGGGCGAAGACGCAAGATCTCGTGGTGGTTCCCATCAGTTTTGTGAGCGAGCACATTGAAACGCTCGAGGAAATTGATATTGAGTACCGCGAACTCGCGACCGAGTCAGGTGTCGTGAATTTCCGACGGGTGAGGGCCCTCGATACCTATCCACCTTTCATTGCTGGATTGGCTGATTTAGTTGTTGCCAGCCTTGAGGGGCCTGAGGTGAATCTCGACCAGGCGGCCGAACTCCCCACCACCGTGAAGCTCTATCCCCAGGAAAAGTGGGAGTGGGGTTGGAACAACAGCTCGGAAGTTTGGAATGGACGCTTGGCCATGGTTGGTTTTTCTGCCTTCCTTCTCGAGCTGATCAGTGGCCATGGCCCACTGCATGCTGTTGGTTTGCTTTAA
- a CDS encoding site-specific integrase — MNFDTAIAAANAALAEQGCGLRVERRGQKLNLRGRLPCRQQPNQWKTQRLSLGLVADLNGLKEAERIVQLVELQLHRQLFEWDQWLPKQKVQQNNNPPGTSTPLAHPLERDLETFKQAFFADPRRRRSPAGSRTTWSGAYQPYLRRLQALALEQHASLTPDLLLLTLNSYPDGSRSRQQCSTALGALARHQNLPLPDAWRAEAGGYGLHRARFRQLPSDQQILEAMLRIPNPGWRLVYGLMATYGLRNHEVFFTDVSALAEGGDRVIRVLPTTKTGEHQVWPFHPEWVDRFNLTHLASKAAALPPVCTDLRHTTLQQVGRRVAEQFRRYDVPLTPYDLRHAWAVRTIHIGLPDTVAARMMGHSVAIHTRTYHHWITRRDQQQAVDAALARREA, encoded by the coding sequence ATGAACTTCGACACCGCGATCGCGGCCGCTAATGCGGCCTTGGCCGAGCAGGGCTGTGGTCTTCGTGTGGAGCGACGCGGGCAAAAACTCAATCTGCGTGGACGGCTGCCATGCCGTCAGCAACCCAACCAATGGAAAACCCAGCGCCTGAGTCTGGGACTGGTGGCCGACCTGAATGGGTTGAAAGAGGCGGAACGCATCGTGCAGCTTGTGGAGCTGCAATTGCACCGACAGCTTTTTGAATGGGACCAATGGTTACCGAAGCAAAAGGTTCAGCAGAACAACAACCCACCGGGCACATCCACCCCATTGGCCCACCCCCTAGAACGCGATCTAGAGACCTTTAAACAAGCATTTTTCGCCGACCCCCGGCGGCGGCGCTCCCCAGCGGGTAGCCGCACCACTTGGAGCGGGGCCTACCAGCCCTACCTCCGACGCCTCCAGGCCTTGGCTCTGGAACAGCACGCATCCCTCACCCCTGACCTATTACTGCTGACCTTGAACAGCTATCCCGATGGAAGCCGAAGTCGCCAACAGTGTTCCACGGCCCTAGGAGCACTCGCCCGTCATCAAAACCTGCCGCTACCGGATGCCTGGCGTGCAGAAGCGGGGGGATACGGCCTGCACCGCGCTCGTTTTCGGCAGTTGCCCAGCGACCAGCAAATTTTGGAGGCCATGCTGCGCATTCCCAATCCGGGTTGGCGTCTTGTTTACGGACTGATGGCCACCTATGGACTGCGCAACCATGAAGTGTTTTTTACGGATGTCTCGGCTTTGGCGGAGGGAGGGGACAGGGTCATCCGCGTCCTTCCCACAACCAAAACCGGTGAGCATCAGGTTTGGCCCTTCCATCCAGAGTGGGTGGACCGCTTCAACTTGACGCATCTCGCCTCAAAGGCCGCGGCCCTGCCGCCGGTTTGCACCGATTTGCGCCACACCACGCTCCAACAAGTTGGACGGCGTGTGGCAGAGCAGTTCAGGCGGTACGACGTTCCCCTTACGCCCTACGACCTTCGCCATGCCTGGGCTGTACGCACCATCCACATCGGACTTCCCGATACCGTTGCCGCCAGGATGATGGGACATTCCGTGGCGATCCACACCCGCACCTATCACCACTGGATCACCAGACGAGATCAGCAACAGGCCGTCGATGCAGCGCTAGCAAGGAGAGAAGCCTGA